A window of Rhododendron vialii isolate Sample 1 chromosome 13a, ASM3025357v1 contains these coding sequences:
- the LOC131315189 gene encoding galactan beta-1,4-galactosyltransferase GALS2-like has product MGEEEQREKEKNMLAGALSWNCATASSDLKLLTTLLLFLFSLATVIIFLPSNLSLSPSDLRLCLSKLPTTPQPLSPPPTPPPLDVVLPSGALKRTLTPHGGAAYTFILMSAYRGGLHTFSVIALSSKPLHRFSTPSYQCQWVPHNSFAPTATTAGYKILPDWGYGRVYTVVIINCTFPAPVGRDGLGGKLLLIASTNGGGDKSLNLTDTVEALVEKPNTLNPLYYTDPPKYEYLYCGSPLFGNISPQRVREWLAYHVRLFGRRSHFVMYDAGGVEEAVMEVLRPWMEKGFVSLHDVREQERFDGYYHNQFLMLNDCLHRYRFDAKWMFFFDVDEFIYVVKKSSIKSVTESVSDYTQFFIQQMSMASNLCLSEDKGVSHRKWGFEKLVYRDVKKVGRRDRKYAMQPRNVFATGVHLTQDLVGKSTHHTEGLIKYFHYHGVLAERRDPCCQFYNATTINVDGNPYVMDTKLRGIAATVKRFEVDTIGPRLQQGTRQ; this is encoded by the exons ATGGGTGAAgaggaacagagagagaaagagaagaacatGTTGGCAGGAGCACTATCCTGGAACTGCGCAACAGCTTCATCAGACCTCAAATTACTAACCAcactcctcctcttcctcttctccttaGCCACCGTCATCATCTTCCTCCCTTCcaacctctccctctccccctccgACCTCCGCCTCTGCCTCTCCAAACTCCCCACCACTCCCCAACCCCTCTccccaccccccaccccaccTCCACTCGACGTCGTCCTCCCCTCCGGCGCCCTCAAACGCACCCTCACCCCCCACGGCGGCGCCGCCTACACCTTCATCCTCATGAGCGCCTACCGAGGCGGCCTCCACACCTTCTCCGTCATAGCCCTCTCCTCCAAACCCCTACACCGCTTCTCTACCCCCTCCTACCAATGCCAATGGGTCCCACACAACTCCTTTGCCCCCACCGCAACCACCGCTGGCTACAAAATCCTCCCCGACTGGGGCTACGGACGCGTCTACACCGTTGTAATAATCAATTGCACCTTCCCCGCCCCCGTCGGCCGCGACGGCCTCGGCGGCAAGCTCCTCCTCATCGCTTCCACCAACGGCGGTGGCGACAAGAGCCTCAACCTCACCGACACCGTCGAAGCATTGGTCGAGAAACCCAACACCTTGAATCCTTTGTACTACACGGACCCGCCCAAGTACGAGTATTTGTACTGCGGGTCCCCGTTGTTCGGAAACATAAGCCCGCAGAGGGTGCGCGAGTGGCTGGCGTACCACGTGAGGCTGTTCGGTAGGAGGTCGCATTTCGTGATGTACGACGCGGGAGGAGTTGAGGAGGCGGTGATGGAGGTGTTGAGGCCGTGGATGGAGAAGGGGTTTGTGAGCTTGCACGATGTGAGAGAGCAGGAGAGGTTTGATGGGTACTATCATAACCAGTTTTTGATGCTGAACGATTGTTTGCATAGGTATAGGTTTGATGCTAAGTGGATGTTCTTTTTTGATGTGGATGAGTTCATCTATGTTGTGAAGAAGAGTAGTATCAAATCGGTTACGGAATCGGTGTCGGATTACACGCAGTTCTTCATTCAGCAGATGTCCATGGCTAGTAACCTCTGCTTATCTGAGGACAAGGGTGTGAGTCACAG GAAATGGGGATTTGAGAAGCTAGTGTACAGAGACGTGAAGAAAGTAGGCAGGAGGGACCGTAAGTATGCAATGCAACCGCGCAATGTGTTTGCGACTGGGGTGCACTTGACACAGGACCTAGTAGGGAAATCGACCCACCACACAGAGGGTTTGATTAAGTACTTCCACTATCATGGAGTCCTAGCCGAGAGGCGGGACCCTTGCTGCCAGTTTTACAATGCCACCACCATCAACGTGGATGGTAACCCTTACGTTATGGACACTAAACTGCGAGGTATTGCTGCGACTGTGAAGAGATTCGAAGTCGATACGATTGGACCTAGGTTACAACAAGGAACGCGGCAATGA
- the LOC131315188 gene encoding DNA replication licensing factor MCM6, with protein sequence MDSYGGGYFVDEKAVRVENIFLEFLKSFRLDQTSREPFYESEIEAMRPSESNTMFIDFSHVMRFNDLLQKAISDEYLRLEPYLKNSCKRFVMEQKPTFITDDNPNKDVNVAFFNLPLLKRLRDLATADIGKLVSVSGVVTRTSEVRPELLQGTFKCLECGNVIKNVEQQFKYTEPIICMNATCNNKAKWALLRQESKFADWQRVRMQETSKEIPAGSLPRSLDIILRHDIVEQARAGDTVIFTGTVVVIPDIMALASPGERAECRREASQRKDTASGNEGVRGLRALGVRDLSYRLAFIANSVQVSDGRRDTDVRNRKKDADDEGNQQFTPEELDEVQQMRNTPDFFNKLVDSIAPTVFGHQDIKRAILLMLLGGVHKTTHEGINLRGDINVCIVGDPSCAKSQFLKYASSLVPRSVYTSGKSSSAAGLTATVAKEPETGEFCIEAGALMLADNGICCIDEFDKMDIRDQVAIHEAMEQQTISITKAGIQATLNARTSILAAANPTGGRYDKSKPLKYNVALPPAIFSRFDLVYVMIDDPDDQTDYHIAHHIVRVHQKREDALAPEFTTVQLKRYIAYAKTLKPKLHPEARKLLVDSYVALRRGDTTPGSRVAYRMTVRQLEALIRLSEAIARSYLDVQVHPRHVRVAVRLLKTSIISVESSEIDLSEFQEENRDDGGAENNGAGQDEAHPSSAAPEPASGNPESGAEPANRQGKKLVISDEYFQRVTQALVMRLRQHEETVSREGTGLAGMRQRDLIQWYVSQQNEKNNYTSMEEAATEVSKVKAIIESLVRREGHLIVVDDGMQAAAEASDNNARQSSSRNDRILAVAPNYVVD encoded by the exons ATGGATAGCTATGGCGGTGGGTACTTCGTGGACGAGAAAGCAGTTCGCGTCGAGAACATTTTCCTCGAATTCCTCAAGAG CTTTAGGCTGGATCAGACCTCGAGGGAGCCGTTCTACGAATCAGAGATTGAAGCCATGAGACCCAGTGAGTCCAACACCATGTTCATTGACTTCTCTCATGTCATGCGCTTCAATGATCTCCTTCAAAAGGCTATTTCCGATGAATACCTCAG GTTGGAGCCATACCTGAAGAATTCCTGCAAGAGATTTGTGATGGAACAGAAACCCACGTTCATCACGGACGACAACCCCAACAAGGACGTAAATGTTGCCTTCTTTAACCTCCCTTTGTTGAAGAG ATTGAGGGATTTGGCGACTGCTGACATTGGAAAATTGGTATCTGTGAGTGGAGTTGTCACTCGCACCAGTGAGGTTCGACCTGAGCTCCTCCAGGGAACTTTCAAGTGTCTAGAATGTGGAAATGTCATCAAGAATGTAGAACAGCAGTTCAAGTACACTGAG CCCATAATTTGCATGAATGCAACCTGCAACAACAAGGCAAAATGGGCATTGCTTAGGCAAGAGAGCAAATTCGCAGATTGGCAGAGAGTTAGGATGCAGGAAACCTCCAAAGAAATTCCCGCAGGGTCGCTTCCCCGATCATTGGACATCATCCTTCGCCATGACATTGTGGAGCAGGCCAGAGCTGGTGACAC GGTCATATTTACGGGTACTGTGGTTGTGATACCAGACATAATGGCTTTAGCCTCTCCAGGAGAGAGGGCTGAATGCCGTCGGGAGGCCTCTCAGCGCAAGGATACTGCCTCTGGCAACGAAGGTGTCCGAGGTCTTCGAGCATTGGGAGTGAGAGACCTCTCCTATCGCCTTGCCTTTATTGCCAACTCTGTTCAG GTCTCTGATGGCAGAAGGGACACGGACGTTAGAAATAGAAAGAAGGATGCTGATGACGAGGGTAACCAGCAGTTCACG CCAGAAGAGCTTGATGAAGTCCAGCAAATGAGAAATACTCCTGACTTCTTTAATAAGCTTGTTGACAGCATTGCGCCAACTGTTTTTGGCCACCAAGATATCAAGAGAGCTATCCTGCTTATGCTTTTGGGTGGTGTTCACAAGACCACTCATGAAGGAATCAACCTGAGAGGGGACATCAATGTCTGTATTGTTGGCGATCCCAGCTGTGCAAAGTCTCAGTTCCTCAA GTATGCTTCGAGTTTAGTTCCAAGATCTGTCTACACTTCTGGAAAGTCTTCCTCAGCTGCTGGATTGACTGCAACGGTGGCAAAAGAACCAGAAACTGGGGAGTTTTGTATCGAG GCAGGCGCACTAATGCTCGCTGACAATGGCATTTGCTGCATTGATGAATTTGACAAGATGGACATCAGAGATCAG GTTGCAATTCACGAAGCAATGGAGCAGCAGACGATAAGCATAACCAAAGCAGGAATACAAGCAACACTAAATGCACGAACATCAATTTTGGCTGCAGCCAATCCCACTGGGGGACGCTATGACAAATCAAAACCTCTAAAG TATAATGTGGCTCTGCCACCTGCTATCTTTTCAAGGTTTGATCTAGTATACGTTATGATTGATGATCCAGATGACCAAACAGATTACCATATCGCTCATCACATCGTGAGAGTTCATCAGAAACGCGAAGATGCACTTGCTCCTGAATTCACTACGGTCCAATTGAAGCGTTACATTGCATATGCCAAAACTCTGAAACCAAAG CTACATCCAGAAGCCAGGAAATTACTGGTGGATTCTTATGTTGCACTTCGTAGAGGTGATACAACTCCCGGGAGTAGAGTTGCTTACCGTATGACAGTAAGGCAGCTGGAGGCATTGATCAGGCTTTCAGAGGCCATTGCTCGAAGTTATCTGGATGTTCAG GTGCACCCTCGCCATGTACGTGTTGCTGTTAGACTGCTGAAAACGTCAATAATAAG TGTGGAGTCAAGCGAGATTGACCTGTCTGAATTTCAAGAAGAGAATCGTGATGACGGTGGCGCTGAAAATAATGGAGCTGGTCAAGATGAAGCTCATCCAAGTAGTGCTGCACCTGAACCAGCTTCAGGGAATCCAG AAAGTGGAGCAGAGCCTGCAAATCGACAAGGAAAGAAGCTTGTAATAAGCGATGAATATTTTCAGAGGGTCACTCAAGCCCTTGTCATGCGACTTAGACAGCATGAAGAAACTGTATCCAGAGAAG GGACTGGGCTGGCTGGAATGAGACAGAGGGATTTAATACAATGGTATGTGAGTCAACAGAATGAGAAAAATAACTACACTTCCATGGAGGAGGCTGCAACTGAAGTTTCAAAAGTCAAAGCTATCATAGAG AGTTTGGTAAGAAGGGAAGGGCATCTGATAGTGGTGGATGATGGTATGCAAGCAGCAGCAGAGGCAAGTGACAACAATGCTAGGCAGTCTTCGTCTAGAAACGACAGGATTCTGGCTGTAGCGCCGAATTATGTGGTAGATTAA